One part of the Hydra vulgaris chromosome 01, alternate assembly HydraT2T_AEP genome encodes these proteins:
- the LOC105843094 gene encoding uncharacterized protein LOC105843094 isoform X1, which yields MVRCMFFKIVFVVYIIMVFEKNVISTNVVELKHDEDSDLKRDEGSDMKRNGRSDMQRDGGSNLKHDKESGQNLDDRNFKVEDDVVSNKTNETLMDGKMIIDSINKIEFEIIKRYMDLEDIEEGDVTNKQKLEEDMINNKTDIEDLISTKERLEKVFDERINGKSEINDMHLRLFEMLGKLRHNPSFEEIEREFIKLLGSDGYNALKSDIKNVPYDDFMKAKAVFDKYRFVDFKTLNEEISLSAPNFLTLKYKIDKMLVEMTSVPKNSGDSHRYPCKPFNLTYTDNSTVIMINSDAAMTDILTQMNETKGCSLVLFYSPYCEFSARIAPLYNAVGRSYPLMPVIALDAQSTIGMSARYGIVGIPTIILFYSGKAMGKFNGSRTPQHMHYFVKDNTGFDPISTINITEEDFKGPLSSIVKESPDYFLIFSTVFLFLLVFWIICGSYIVEMCLAIYDRWNAATVHHQKVE from the coding sequence ATGGTTCgttgtatgttttttaaaatagtttttgtagtATATATCATcatggtttttgaaaaaaatgttatcagtaCTAACGTTGTAGAGCTGAAGCATGATGAGGATAGTGATCTTAAGCGTGACGAGGGTAGTGATATGAAGCGTAATGGAAGGAGTGATATGCAGCGAGATGGAGGGAGTAATTTAAAGCATGACAAAGAAAGTGGTCAGAACCTTGATGACAGAAATTTTAAAGTCGAAGATGACGTTGTAAGTAACAAAACGAATGAAACTTTAATGGATGGTAAAATGATTATTgattcaataaacaaaatagaatttgaaataattaaacgGTATATGGATCTAGAAGATATAGAAGAAGGAGATGTTACAAACAAGCAAAAGTTAGAGGAAGATATGATAAATAACAAAACAGATATTGAAGATTTAATAAGTACTAAAGAGCGTTTAGAAAAGGTTTTTGATGAAAGGATTAATGGAAAAAGTGAAATTAACGATATGCATTTAAGATTATTTGAGATGTTAGGGAAGTTACGCCATAATCCTTCGTTTGAAGAGATCGAACGCGAGTTTATAAAGTTGCTTGGTAGTGACGGTTACAATGCATTAAAAAGTGACATTAAAAATGTTCCATATGATGATTTTATGAAAGCAAAAGCTGTGTTTGACAAATACAggtttgttgattttaaaactCTCAATGAAGAGATCTCTCTTTCAGCacctaattttttaactttaaaatataaaattgataagaTGCTAGTAGAAATGACTTCTGTCCCAAAAAACAGTGGAGATTCTCATCGATACCCTTGCAAACCATTTAACTTAACATATACAGATAACTCCACCGTTATTATGATAAACAGTGATGCAGCAATGACAGATATTTTAACACAAATGAATGAAACAAAAGGTTGTtctcttgttttattttacagtCCGTACTGCGAGTTTAGCGCTCGCATTGCACCTCTGTATAACGCGGTAGGCAGATCTTATCCACTAATGCCAGTAATTGCTCTTGATGCTCAAAGTACTATCGGTATGTCTGCTAGATATGGCATTGTTGGTATTCCAACGATCATCTTATTTTACAGCGGAAAGGCAATGGGTAAATTTAATGGTTCTCGTACTCCTCAACACAtgcattattttgttaaagataaCACTGGGTTTGATCCAATTTCCACTATCAATATTACGGAAGAAGATTTTAAAGGCCCTTTATCTTCAATAGTCAAAGAATCTCCtgattattttcttattttttcgacagtatttttgtttttgcttgttttttggATTATTTGTGGATCTTATATAGTAGAGATGTGTTTGGCAATTTACGATAGATGGAATGCTGCTACTGTACATCATCAAAAGGTCGAATAA